The region CCAAAGCAGAAGAAATTGCTCAAAGCTATGCAGGAATTAGTGCTAATGCAATTAAGAATGTTTTTTCTGACTTAATTTCTGTAATCGCATTCGTCGTTGTTTTAATGACGAATCGAGAAGGACTGGAAATTCTCAAATCATTCATTGATGAAACCGTTTATGGCTTGAGCGATAGTGCTAAAGCATTCATTATTATTCTCTTCACAGATATGTTTGTGGGCTTCCACTCGCCTCATGGCTGGGAAGTTTTGCTGGAGGGACTGGCAAAGCATCTGGGATTGCCAGCCAACCGTAACTTTATTTTTCTGTTCATCGCCACATTTCCGGTCATTCTGGATACGATCTTTAAGTATTGGATTTTCCGCTACTTAAATCGTATTTCTCCATCCGCTGTTGCTACTTATAAGAACATGAATGAAACTTGATAGGGTGAAGTCGTTTAGTACAATCCTCTCACTGGAGCAGGAGCAGGAGCAGGAGCAGGAGTAGGAACTGGCGTTGGGGCAGGGGCAACAGGTGCCGGAGCTAATGTTTCTGGCGTGATTAAAGAGGGTTGGTCAGCCGTGTAAGGAATGAAGGTGGGATCGACATCACGTGGGAAGAAGCCTTCATCGTTACAAGAGGCTAAAGCTGCTGTCACAACGTCAGATGCTCCCCGGCTTACTCCCACTACACAATTGGCATATCGCACGGGTAAAAGGCTACGACGGCAATTGTCTAAGACTTCAGGCGCAGCCGAATCTTTCAGTGTTCTGCGAATTGAAGATACACAGGATGCCATTTCTTCTGGTTGACGTACTTGGCGGCAGGCATTTAGTGCATCTGGAGCAGCATATCCATTGCGGGTGACATTTGTGACACAGTTCCACAACCCTTGAGGGTTAAAGGCTCTGGAACATGCAGAAATGACTTCTTCTTGAGGAAGTTCTAACCGTGCTAAGTTTGCCGAGCATCGTCTGAAATCGTCTCGAGAGTCGTTTGCCGCGATCGCAGGAGTGCCTGGGAGGGCGGCAGCAACCAGCCCACTCAAAAACACAATGCCCGTTGAGAGGTGAATTAAGCGACCAAAGTGCCAATTCATGTTCGGAGCCGATTCAACTTGATGATGCTTCAATCCGTTCATATCTAACACCACAAAACATCCATTTAGCTTGTGCCAATGTTTTCTATCAGTGCCAATGTAACTGATAGAAGACGGTAACCAGTAAAAGGTCTTGCACATTCTCGCACATTTGCCCAAAACTGAGCGGGTTAAGCGGCGATCGCTCCATAAAAGGTGACGCTTTCTTATAAAGAAAAGCTAATTTTTGCTGCACAATTGATACTAAAAAACCTTAATTGTTACCCGAATTCACAGCCATTAATCTACTACGCTGTTAAGAGTAGATGAATTCACTGATACACCGAGGATTCCGGGTATGCATTTGAGTGAGCTAACACACCCTAACCAGTTACATAGTCTGTCTACCTACCAGCTTCAACAGATTGCCCGCCAAATCCGGGAGAAACACCTGGAAACGGTTGCGGCAACTGGTGGACATTTGGGACCAGGTTTAGGTGTGGTTGAATTAACAATTGCTTTGTACTATACCCTTGATCTCGATCAAGACAAAGTGATCTGGGATGTGGGGCATCAGGCGTATCCTCACAAAATGCTGACTGGACGTTATTCTCGCTTCCACACCCTGCGTCAAAAAGATGGCATCGCGGGCTACCTCAAACGTAGCGAAAGTAAATTTGATCATTTCGGTGCAGGGCACGCTTCCACCAGCATTTCAGCCGCTTTGGGGATGGCACTTGCCCGCGATTTGAAGGGTGAAAAGTTCAAAGTGGTAGCGGTGATTGGAGACGGCGCATTAACTGGTGGTATGGCGCTGGAAGCAATTAACCATGCTGGACACCTGCCGAAGACCAACCTACTCGTTGTGCTCAACGATAACGAAATGTCGATTTCTCCTAACGTTGGAGCTATCCCTCGATACCTGAACAAACTTCGCCTTAGCCCACCCGTTCAGTTTCTCAGCGATAACTTGGAAGAACAACTCAAGCATTTACCCTTTGTTGGCGAATCGCTTTCTCCCGATCTCAATCGCCTCAAGGAAGGCATGAAACGGCTGGCAGTGCCCAAAGTTGGTGCAGTATTTGAAGAACTCGGTTTTACCTACATGGGACCGATCGATGGGCACAACCTGGAAGAACTAATTGCCACCTTCCAGCAAGCACACAAAACGCCGGGACCTGTTTTAGTGCATGTCGCAACTGTGAAAGGCAAGGGGTATGAAGTTGCTGAACAAGATCAGGTTGGTTATCACGCCCAAAATCCATTCAACATAGCCACTGGGAAAGCGATTCCTTCTACCAAACCCAAACCTCCTGGCTATTCCAAAGTGTTTGGCGAGACCTTGACTAAAATTGCCGAAAACAATCCTAAAGTCATTGGCATTACCGCCGCAATGGCAACTGGAACTGGACTCGACATTTTGCAAAAGCGCTTGCCAGATCAATACATTGATGTGGGTATTGCGGAGCAACACGCGGTCACACTCGCTGCTGGGCTTGCCTGCGAAGGGATGCGCCCCGTTGCCGCGATTTACTCGACCTTTTTGCAACGCGCCTTCGATCAGATTGTTCATGACGTTTGTATTCAAAAACTGCCTGTTTTCTTCTGTCTTGATCGGGCTGGAATTGTCGGAGCTGATGGTCCCACCCATCAGGGTATGTACGACATCGCCTACCTGCGTTGCATTCCCAATATGGTGTTGATGGCTCCAAAAGATGAAGCCGAACTGCAACGCATGATTGTTACTGGAATTGAGTACACAGATGGGGCGATCGCGCTTCGTTACCCACGGGGCAATGGCTACGGTGTGCCGCTGATGGAAGAAGGCTGGGAACCGCTGGAAATTGGCAAGGGCGAGATCCTGCGCACGGGTGATGATGTATTGCTGGTTGCTTACGGCTCAATGGTGTATCCTTCGATGCAGACATCTGAAATTCTGCACGAACATGGCATCGAAGCGACGGTTGTCAATGCTCGCTTTGCCAAACCTCTGGATACGGAATTGATTTTGCCGCTGGCTGAAAAAATTGGACGTGTGGTGACGCTAGAAGAAGGCTGCCTTCCTGGCGGATTTGGCTCTGCCGTTGCCGAGGCGTTGCTAGATGCTGATATCAGTGTTTCGCTGACTCGCATTGGTGTTCCTGATATTCTGGTTGATCATGCCAGTCCCGATCAATCGAAAGCATCTTTAGGACTCACTCCCGCCCAAATGGCAGAACGAATTTTGACCAAATTCTTCAGTCAGCAACAAGCCACTGCTAACGTCTAAAGGTTCGGTGGGGTGGGCGATCGCTCACCCTGCGGCTGCCCTCCACGATGCCTCCTGTGCAATGGCAATCAGACGTTGATGAATTGGGAAAGCAGAATCTATTTACAGGTTTTCAACTTAGAGCGATCGCCGAATCTTTAGAATTCGGTGAGAGAGTTAACTCAATTGCACAACGGGCTGATCCTCGACGAGGGTTTTCAGTGCCAGCAAGTCTTCAACAGTGATGCGAAGGAAGCGCTGTTCATCAATTCGAAATTGCACCCGAATGCGATCGCTACCAGGCTGTCCTGGTGGGTCAAGTTTAGCAATGCTTCGAGAGCCTTCTCGATCATTCAATGGTTGGACTTGAGTTTGGCTCACTCCAATCCGGCGGGTAACAAGGCGATCGCCATCGAAATAGACCTCCGTTTGGTCAGCCTCAGTACCCAGTTCGCCCACAATTAATTCGATGCTAGGCTGGTTTTCTAAAGAGGCTCCCAGAAGTAACTCAACCGAGTTTTCCATGGGATAGGGTTGCCCAGCTTTGATGATGGGATGCCAATTGTGGCAGTTGTTGCGCCGATCCCAGTAGCGAATACCGTAGCTATGATACAAAAAGTCTTTCAGTTGTACGCCCTGGCTGAGTTGCAATGCACCCTGCGCGATCGCTTCAAACGGTTTTTCACAGCGAATTTTGCTGACATCAAAATATTGCTGCACCCAGGTTTGCACGGCTGGAATTTGTGCGGTTCCACCCACAAGCAGCACTGCATCAATATCATCGACTTCTACCCCCTGTCGGCGAGCTTGTTGCAATACTTGCGTCATGCAATCGTCTAACCGTTCAAAAAACTGGTGCTGCTTCAAGATGGCTTCAAACTGGTCGCGGGTTAGTTGCAGGTCGTAGCTCTCAAACGTTTCATCGTTAAAGTAAACTTCCTGCGCCTGGGGTTGCAGCGATAGTTGAATTTTCAGGCGTTCTGCCAATCGAACTGTGAGGGGACTGGCGGTAAGCCCTTGAGTCGCCGCGAAATGGTCAACTAACCAGTTATCAATGTCAGATCCACCCAGGTTTTGCCCAGCTTTTGCCAGCACCCGTGCAACTTTGGGTGTTTGTCCCGACTGTTCAGCAAAATTCTTTTGTCCCCATTTGAGGATGAATCCAATGGGCTTTCCAGTTTGCGGGCTGCTGTTAAGCCGCACCAAGGACAAGTCAAGTGTTCCTCCACCAAAGTCAACAACGAGTAGGGTTTTGCGATCGCCCAAGCCATAGCCCAGAGCGGCTGCCGTAGGTTCATCCAGCATGCGCACCTGCTCAACTTGCAAGGACTGGCACACCTGTCCTAACCACAACCGATAAGTTTCAAAGCTATCCACTGGAACTGTAAACACCAGTGATTGCGTTACTTCCGGGTCAGTTACTTTTAACTGCTGAATGATGTTCGTTAAAAACCAGTGCCCCACCTGTTCAAATCGAATCGTGCATCCATCCAGTTCTGGCAAAAAACCTTGCACCTGCGCCCCGATGCCACGCTTGAAGTTACGAAAAAAACGTTGATCATTCGTAAGATCCAAGGCACGGTCGCGGACTGCTTGCCCAACAATGACATGATTTTGGCTGGCATTTTCCACATACACCAGACTAGGAATCAATGGTGGATTTTGCGCCGTTTTCCAGGTGATCCCTGGCAATGAAAGGGTTTCAGGTTGTTGGGTCACCCGGTTCCAGCGGGCGATTACAGTGTTACTGGTACCAAAGTCAATCGCGATTCCCATGCTTAATCAGTAGCCTGGATAACTCTTTTATTGAGCGTAACAAGCATCTACCCCCAGCGGTAGCTGTTTGAGCAAGAATCTTACTCAGACAGTGAATCCTTCAATTTGCAGCACTCAACGTGCTGAAAGCTTTAAACCAGACATTTGTCTTGTAATGTCTGTCGCAAGTTGGCAGGGGCGATCGCTCCATACTCGGTAATAATTGCCGCAATCAAGTTGGCAGGGGTCACATCGAATGCAGGATTGTAAAATTCTGCCCCTCTGGGACACAGTTGTGTTTCACCAACCTGATAAATCTCGCTAGGATGACGTTCCTCGATGGGAATTTGGGAGCCATCAGCGATCGCAAAATCAATGGTAGACAAAGGAGCCGCCACAAAAAATGGAATGCTATGGGCTTTTGCAGCGAGTGCAACACTGTAGGTACCAATTTTGTTTGCCGTGTCACCATTAGCAGCGATCCGGTCTGCACCAACAACGACACCATCGATCATGCCCAGCTTCATGCAGTGAGCTGCCATATTGTCTGTAATGACCGTAACTGGAATTCCTTCCTGCACACATTCCCATGCGGTGAGCTTGGCTCCCTGCAACCGGGGGCGGGTTTCATCTGCATATACGCGCTCTAACCGCCCATCTCGCCATGCCGATCGCACCACACCTAACGCCGTTCCATACCCCGCTGTTGCCAATGCTCCCGCATTACAGTGGGTCAAAAGTCGTAGCTTTTCAGGACTGGTGGGTAATACGCTTAACCCATGATCACCAATTTGCTGACAGGTGCGGATATCGTCTGCATTAATCGTCTGTGCCGTTTCCAGTAACATCTGTTTAAGATAATCTACCGAGCCGAGGGTTTGATGCGCTACCTTTATCATCCGGTCGATCGCCCAGAATAAATTCACCGCTGTTGGACGAGTTGTTCGCAAACGTTCCGCAACTTTTTCTAGTTGCGTCAAAAATTCAGTGCGATCGCGAGTTGCGATATCTCGTGCTCCCAGGTAAACACCATAAGCCGCCGCCACCCCAATAGCAGGTGCACCCCGTACAATCATGGTTTCAATTGCCGTTGCCATATCTTCGTAACGGCGAATTTCTACCCAATCAAACTCATTTGGCAAGCGAGTTTGGTCAATCAACCGCACATGATTGTCATACCAAATAACCGGATAAACATGACTAGCTTGAGACATGGCAATTGTGAATTAAGGACTAGGAATGATTAATGATTATCGATGAAGATGTTCCAAAAGTTTGTAGCAGCCAGCGATTAATCATTCCGTCATCCTCCGCCTAGCTCTGCTTCAGGGCTTCTTCCACAGTCGAGAGCGCTAATCCTGGTAATACTTTCGACACCTGAACGCCCCCACTCCAGCGATTGTCAATTTGGAAGGCAACGAGTTCAACATCTGCAACGTTTAATTCCCAGTATTCGAACACTCCTAATTCTTCATACAAACGCCACAACCGTTTCTCAACTTAACTTTTATCCAGGTATCGGTGGCAGTAGGTTGAGAACTGGAAAGGATTCTGGTCACTAAGAGGCTAGCCACAGTTCGTTCGCTTTAGTGTATTGTTACGATAACAAGATGGGAGGTTGTTTGTCGAAGCTTCTGTCTGTCAAAGCTTACAACAAAAATAAAGGGTCAGCACGGTGCTCACCCCTATTAAGTGTTAGGTCTTATTAAGTGTTAGGTCTGAAATTTAGAATGCGGCTAAAACCATCGCCACTGTGAACAAACAGAAAACAGCCCCAATGACCAGGAAAATGGTGAAATACGGGGCATGATTAATTCGATCCAAATAAGCGTTTCGCTTACGATCCTCGTCCGTTAGAGGGGTGAAGCGCATCCCTCTCATTTCTCGAATACTCATACAGTCACCTCCATTATGGATGATGAAGTGTGATACTCCACTTGAGTAGAGTATCTATCTACCTTACAGCCTAAAGGAATTTGCAGTATTTGATGAGAAGCTGTTAAAGAACAATACGTTTATTCAAATTCCGCAGTAATCCCAGTGAAGACACAATTTATAACTATAAATTTATAGTTTGTGATAAATCCCGCTATTTTTCCAACTTTTACAACTAAGCGATAAAGTTGTCCTTCGTCTCTGAGAATAATGCTAGATTGGTGCGCGAAAAAATGCGTTTGAACCTTAAATTTACGGCAGACGCTATTGCTTGAAATTTATCAACAATGTTAGCAATTGGAAGAAATTAAAAGATTGAGCTTTACGAATCGATGGTTAAGCATTAACCCATGTAAATCGTAGCGGTGAGCTAATAGACAAAATCTCCACTGGTTGTACCAGGACTTGCGCCATTGTTTCATCTGATCGATTTCTGCTTGTTGAGATGTCAAAATTGCAGTTACCAGTTGCCGAATTTCAGGTCGTTTGGATTTAGTGAGTGTTTCGCTGGAGCAAGATCGATTGTGTAAGTCATTTCCTCGTACCAAGAGTTATTAACGAATTGGCAACCTTAAACTGTTAAGGTGAGTGGTGATGATTTTGCCACGAGGATTGATTGATGATGCGATCGCCCCTTGCCTTTTCTCTGATTTTCAGTACCTTCAGCATCCCTGTTTTATCAGCATCCATCCAGGCACAGGTTCGGGCAAAAGGTACGTTTACTGCCACGAAAGCATGTCCGGCACAGCGAGCAATTGATGGTGAAAATCCAGGAAATGTGATGCTGACTGTGGGCGATCGCTATGAAACAGTTGGGTTTAACAGCGCCCGGCGCACTCATGTTCAGTTAGTCATTGTAGGCGCAACGCCGAATCGACGCTGGGTGAGCGTGGAGTGTGGCACATTTGAGCCAGCCGAACCCGCCTCGGATCGAGTACCGGATCGCCCATCGAATGGACGTCCATCGAAGCATCGGCAGCGAGAAGTTGCCCTCTTTCCCTTCTTCGATACTCAACGCAACCCAATTCCCGTTGATAATGACTCAATCCCTAGAGACATCAGCCCACTGCCCCCCAAGCTAGAACCCTTTGACCGCAAAATCTTGCAACTCTGTGGCAGTAGTTTTAATGCGCCCGTGAGTGAGAGTGACTTTAAACGATTGTTAACCTTCTACCCGGATGTAGTGCGCAAGCTGAAGCAGGCAACCAATGGAGAACTGAAGCCCAATCGCCGCTCTGATGCGCAATTTATTGATGATTTAGGAGCAATTTGGTTTGGGCAAAAAGGATTTAAGCATATCTTTTGTGGGGAACTTGACAAAGGTAATAGCATTGGTGGATTGCATTTTTATGGACGTTATCTGGAATTTCAGGAAAAGGGGATTGCTGGACGAGTTGATCGCTTGTCTGATGGACGCGATGCCAAAGCTGAGGTGATCGACGGCTCAGTGTATTCCTTTGGCACAGCAATCAAACAAGGCGATCGCATCATTGCCCAACATCCCATCAAAGGTTATTCCTATGTCAGCAATGCCCAAGAAATGTTAATTGACGCAACGCGTGCATTTAAGTTGTTCAACGTACCAGATTCACCCGAATCTCAGGCTTGCCTGATTACCATCACCGACCCAAATGCCCAACCATTTCGAGCAGTATTTGTCAAAAAAGCAGGAGCCATTCGCACCTTCTATCCTGATGCAACGCCGGATGAAGACAACACACCTCCCTGCGATCGCTAACCCCTATAGCATTCCAATAATTTGCTAGGCTAAATTTTAATCGCAGATTTAGAACAGGTGTTTGCCATGTTCTTTGTTCCGCATCCCACTCTAGCAGTTCCCCAAGATTCCACTGTTGAAGATAAGGTTCCCTTACCACCCTGCGTTTTTTGTATCGATTAGAACATTATCTAACTCACCACCTCCATCATGACTGACTCTTACCAACCACCAAATCGTGAATGGTGGGCACAACGCTGGATCGAAGTTCTGGAATCCTTTGGTTGGATTCGTCGGCTAGCCCGGGCACGGGTTTATGCACGAGAAGGCAATGTCAAAAGCCTGGAATTTAAAGGACATAAAGTCATTGCCAAAGTTCAAGGAACAGCACCTGAACCCTACAAAGTGACCTTATCGCTTGACCCCTTCACGGATGAACAGTGGGGCTATGTGATTGAATCTATGTCGCAGCAGGCACTTTTCTCTGCTAAGCTGCTATCTGGTGAGATGCCCGTGTCGATTGAGAAAGTGTTTACTGAAAATGGGCTGAGTCTCTTTCCTTTTACTAAGTTTGACATTCACAGCCGTTGCTCGTGCCCTGACCCCGCCAACCCCTGTAAGCACATTGGAGCCGTATATTACCTGTTGGGTGATCGCTTCAGTGAAGACCCCTTCGTTTTATTCCAACTACGCGGTCGCACGAAGGAACAAATATTAGAAGCCCTGCGCCAGAGTCGAAGTCAGAGTCGTAAACATGAGCCAGATATAAGAAGTTTGGAGTTGAAGGGATCACCGGACTCTCAAACTTATCCCCAAGCATCTATCTCCCTGAGTCCAGAGCAATTCTGGCAATACACCGAGCAACTGGAACCGTCTCTCGTGGTAATTGCACCTCCGCCCAGCAGTGAAACCGTATTAGATGTGCTAGGCGCTATCCCATTAAAACCAGACATTGCAGAAGACGGTTCAATGGTTCAAGACTCGTCTCAAGCAGCGATGGATTATTTAAAGTCTGTCTATCAAGCCGTTAGCCAACAGGCAATATTAACAGGCATGAATGTTGGGGCAGAAAGCGAGTAACGCCTATTGCCAAATACAACACACTTTGAATATGAAGATATGTAACAATATAAATGAATGTCCCATGCAGTTACGGCTCTCTCTCTTATGGCAACAATCGACGATCGCAAGAAGCGCATTATGGAGCATCTCGCTCGTAGTACCGGAGAGTTTACTAAAAAATCTATCGTGAACTCTGCGGAGCGGAAACAGCAAATCCTGGATCACGTTCGTCGCACAAAAGGCGAATAGATGATCGGTTAGACCATCACTCCATCACCATCGACAAGCCTCCTTTTCGTCTTTGAAGAGGAGGTTTTGTTCTAAAAATGTAACGTTCTTAAATGCTTAGATTCGGTTACGCTAGTCTAACGATTTAGATTTCTGAGAGCTTGTTGCAAAACTTTACAAAAAATGTCAGATTAATAGAGATGATGCAAACTGGTCGAGGAGGAACAGTGAATGCGCGACTGATTCAGTTTTTAAAGGATGAACTGGCAATTCCAGAAACCGCGATCGCGATCGCGCTCCGGCATGGTGAGTCCACATCTAACCAACTGCCGATGATTCTCTGGCAATATGGACTCATTACCCTGGAAGATTTAGACCGCATTTTTGATTGGCTGGAAACATCTGCGGTGTAGCTTGACAGCGCTCTTCTGGCATCAAGAGATAACTGCTGCACAGCATGATTTCGCGATCAACTTTACTGTACTTTTACTGCAGTCCCAATGCTGCAGTCCTAACGCAACTGCACAGAGGGCTTGTAAAGGCGAGTGGGTGGTGGTGGTGCACCAACTGTGTGTTGCATTGCGTTCATCTTTTGATTAAGTTCCCGAATTCGCCGTGAGAGCAATCGGATAATATTCACTGCAATCCCAGGCGTTTCTTCAATTGCTTCATACAGTTGTTGCTGCGTCAGGATCAGACACTCGGAGGGTGCCAGTGTGGTCACTGAGGCAGACCGAGGTTCCGCATCAAACAGGGACATTTCGCCAAAGCAAGCGCCCTGATCCAACTGCACCAGTTCTTGCTCCTCAATGTGGACTTTTACCTTACCCGATACGACGATGTAGAGCGATCGCCCTTCTTGCCCCTTTGTGAAAATTGTATGGTTGGTTGGAAACGCTAGTTCATCCATGACTGATGCCAATCGAACCAAAAACTCATCCCGCAACTCCTTGAAGATCGGGACTTCTCGAATAAACAGTAGGCGTTCAAAGCTAGAGAGCATAGAGGCGTGCCAGCAAGACGGTCTTGGTTGCAATTAAAGCCAACAAACTAACCGCCACATTAAAGCCATTATCTCTAGAATTCCCAAATTAAACGGGCATCATTAAGTTAAATTTGTTCTAAATCCAGGTTTATCTGAAGAATTTAGTCGCTTTCCTTTCATCTGTCCAGTTCCCTTAATTGGCTCTGGCTGCTGTTCCAGTTCCTTCATAACCTTGTGAACTTGAGCCAAAACTAACCGATCCGGGTCTGATCTCAGCATTGGGAGTAGTTTCTCCATTGCTCGAGGTGATGCCATCCACAGATACGACAAAACTGCCTCCCGGACAAATCCTTTGGGATGGCGTAAACAGGAAATGGTTTGTTCTGCTGTTAACCCCCAACGGGCTTGCCGTGCTAGATGAAAACAACAGGCAACGGTCCAATCGGATAAGAAATGTCGCAATTCTAATAATCGACGCAGGCGATCGCTGGGTGATAAGGGTTCGTAGGTAACAATCTCAGAAAGTTCTTGCAGTTTCTCCAAGTCCGAGTTGCGGTCTAGCAAAGTCAACAATGCTCGCTTGTTAGGAACGTCCAATGTGTTGTCCAAAATTTCTAACCCCCGCGCCATGCTGCTCCGAGAATTGGACTGGAGATTGAATGCTGCCGCTTTAATTGCGCCAATTGGATACAGAAACTGCATCAACATAAAAATCCGTTCCTGGGCATCTTGTTGGAGTGCCTGGAGCGATCGCCGCAACAAATCTGCTTCTTTCAAGCGCACCCGCTCAGGTGACAAATCCAGCAATGCAGCATAGATTTGCCCAATAAACATTAGTTCCTGGTCAATTAACTGCTCAACCCCACTCCGCCCAATCTGATCAAGTACAGTCTCAATCCCAACATCCCCAGGCATTTCTAGCAAAATTCGCAAAATATTACGCCGATCAACGCCCCAGGCAATCTTAAGATGAGAAATTAACGCGTCCAACGCCTCAATGCTACCAATCATGCCAATCGCTTGCCAGGCATAGAGTCTCACCGCATCCGGCTTGTGGGCATCCTCTGCCACTTCCACCAGCATCGGAATTGCCTCATTATCCAACCGTACTAAAGCTTTCATTGCCGCTTCGCGAGTTGATTTGTAATAAAGCCCCCGCAGTAAGGATGGGTAGTATTCCTCAAAATGAGTCGCCGCGATCGCATCCAAAATTGCCCGTCGCACCCGCAACGATTCATCCTGCAATAGATTTGGAATATAAATCCGCAAGGCTTGCAGATAGGCAGCCTCTCCCAACGCCTGACAACCCATCATCCGCTCCTTCTCAGACTTACTCGTTAGCATCAACCGCAGCGTTTGCGTTGCCTCCGCTTTTTGATTCGCATTCCCTCGCCGCATCATTAGGGATGCCGCCGTCCCCCGCACCACCGGATCAACTTCTGCTCTTAGATAGGGACGTAACTGCCGAATATCAGGCGTTTCCTCTGTCAGCCACACAAACCTCAACGCTACTGCCAAAACACTAGGCGGCGGCGACTGCTCAACCAAAGTCTTGACATAAGCCAGGTAGGCTGGATTCGGGTACAGCAGCATCGCTTCCAAACTCTTTTGCTGCAATTTAGGAGAAAAATTGAGTAAATGGGGCGCCAAAACCTCACTGGCACTTTTTGGATCAACCTTACTTAGTAAATCAATACAAGATTGCTTACGGTTCTCTGGTCCAGGCTTATCTAGCGTTTCCATCACCCAGCGCTTCAGTTCCAGTTCATCCACATCCCGGTTCAACTGTCCGCGCTCCGCACTGATGACCAGCAAGTTCACGTACTTTGCCCGCAGCATTAAGATTACCAGGATCCACACCAGTGCCAGTACTAAAATCGCTGGGAATAGCCAATCTAATGAGCCATCTTTCAACAGCCAGCCCATTACAAGCAAAACAACTCCCGTTACCCCAGTAGAAATGGGTTCAGCGATTCCTCGAACAACTGCTTGAATATTGCTACGGGAACTATCAGGAATTGGTTGAAATAAAACAGGGCTAACACTGGCAAACAGCGTGTAATGCAGCAATTCATCATAAAACTTTAGCAGCACCAAGACCAGAAAAAGCGGCAGGGTCCATTCCAGACCACTGATCAACGGTGTTCTCCAAGCCAAGCTGGAGATAGCCAAGGCACTCAGAATCGCAATCCCCCCCGGTAGCAAGACTGATGCTGCAAACACCCCTATCCGCTCAATCAATCGACTCGATGCTAACCATTGAGTAGCAACTTCAAAAATCCCTAAAATGCCATTGAAAATCCCCAAAAATGCAGCAATTCGCCCCTCAGAACTACTAAATTGCCGCTCCAAAGCATCTTGAAAACGAAAATCTACCAGCAGTAGCAACACCTGCGCCAGGATAAAAAACATGAACAGTAAAATCACATAACGGCGCAACGGTCCCTGCAGGGGACGGTTTGTGGAGTAATCAGAGGGGCACTCTTCCGAATCAACTCGTTTGCGGTAAAAATCTGGAAATGCCTGTCGATAGGTTTGGCTCAAGTAAAACAGAATTGCAGCCCCGATCGCCATCATCACACAAGACAATAGCACTACATTATTAAGACCCACCAAAGGAATCAAAAAACCCAAGGAGAAACCACTGATCACATCTGCCACCAGAATGCCACTACTGATCAGG is a window of Leptolyngbyaceae cyanobacterium JSC-12 DNA encoding:
- a CDS encoding hypothetical protein (IMG reference gene:2510095137), with amino-acid sequence MSIREMRGMRFTPLTDEDRKRNAYLDRINHAPYFTIFLVIGAVFCLFTVAMVLAAF
- a CDS encoding hypothetical protein (IMG reference gene:2510095139), yielding MMRSPLAFSLIFSTFSIPVLSASIQAQVRAKGTFTATKACPAQRAIDGENPGNVMLTVGDRYETVGFNSARRTHVQLVIVGATPNRRWVSVECGTFEPAEPASDRVPDRPSNGRPSKHRQREVALFPFFDTQRNPIPVDNDSIPRDISPLPPKLEPFDRKILQLCGSSFNAPVSESDFKRLLTFYPDVVRKLKQATNGELKPNRRSDAQFIDDLGAIWFGQKGFKHIFCGELDKGNSIGGLHFYGRYLEFQEKGIAGRVDRLSDGRDAKAEVIDGSVYSFGTAIKQGDRIIAQHPIKGYSYVSNAQEMLIDATRAFKLFNVPDSPESQACLITITDPNAQPFRAVFVKKAGAIRTFYPDATPDEDNTPPCDR
- a CDS encoding hypothetical protein (IMG reference gene:2510095140~PFAM: SWIM zinc finger) is translated as MTDSYQPPNREWWAQRWIEVLESFGWIRRLARARVYAREGNVKSLEFKGHKVIAKVQGTAPEPYKVTLSLDPFTDEQWGYVIESMSQQALFSAKLLSGEMPVSIEKVFTENGLSLFPFTKFDIHSRCSCPDPANPCKHIGAVYYLLGDRFSEDPFVLFQLRGRTKEQILEALRQSRSQSRKHEPDIRSLELKGSPDSQTYPQASISLSPEQFWQYTEQLEPSLVVIAPPPSSETVLDVLGAIPLKPDIAEDGSMVQDSSQAAMDYLKSVYQAVSQQAILTGMNVGAESE
- a CDS encoding hypothetical protein (IMG reference gene:2510095141); the protein is MSHAVTALSLMATIDDRKKRIMEHLARSTGEFTKKSIVNSAERKQQILDHVRRTKGE
- a CDS encoding Protein of unknown function (DUF2949) (IMG reference gene:2510095142~PFAM: Protein of unknown function (DUF2949)), producing the protein MMQTGRGGTVNARLIQFLKDELAIPETAIAIALRHGESTSNQLPMILWQYGLITLEDLDRIFDWLETSAV
- a CDS encoding cNMP-binding protein (IMG reference gene:2510095143~PFAM: Cyclic nucleotide-binding domain); translation: MLSSFERLLFIREVPIFKELRDEFLVRLASVMDELAFPTNHTIFTKGQEGRSLYIVVSGKVKVHIEEQELVQLDQGACFGEMSLFDAEPRSASVTTLAPSECLILTQQQLYEAIEETPGIAVNIIRLLSRRIRELNQKMNAMQHTVGAPPPPTRLYKPSVQLR